One window of the Cryptomeria japonica chromosome 7, Sugi_1.0, whole genome shotgun sequence genome contains the following:
- the LOC131039905 gene encoding SKP1-like protein 1A, giving the protein MAKECKVRLKSSDDTIFEVEYAVAMQSQMLKNALSDTGTDGTVPLNNISSEIMAKVVEYCAYHVNAANTISEKDVKIWDQEFVKDLDQATLFNLIMATQYLVIHNLQDLICQTVADRIKDKSAEEVREIFNIQNDLTPEEEEEIRHI; this is encoded by the coding sequence ATGGCGAAGGAATGTAAGGTGAGATTGAAGAGTTCGGATGACACTATTTTTGAGGTAGAGTATGCGGTAGCCATGCAGTCGCAGATGTTAAAGAACGCTCTGAGTGACACCGGCACGGACGGCACCGTGCCTTTGAACAACATTTCCAGTGAAATAATGGCGAAGGTGGTCGAGTACTGCGCATATCATGTTAATGCCGCCAACACCATCTCGGAGAAGGATGTGAAGATATGGGATCAGGAGTTCGTGAAGGACCTTGATCAAGCAACCCTTTTTAATCTCATCATGGCCACCCAGTACCTGGTTATACACAATCTTCAAGATTTAATATGCCAAACTGTAGCAGACAGGATTAAGGATAAAAGCGCAGAAGAGGTCAGAGAGATATTTAACATACAAAATGACTTGACtcctgaagaggaggaagaaatcaGGCATATTTAA